One segment of Pseudanabaena sp. FACHB-2040 DNA contains the following:
- a CDS encoding pentapeptide repeat-containing protein, with the protein MKKAYFAGLAFLISIAALSRNAVADLYIPEPTPRIVINRIIETGRCDRCTISSTDMSGANLAGASLRASEILRSKLTHVNLPGANLRYSVIREVDLSSANLQLANFENASLIYDTLDNADLRGANFSNANIASYFRSTNSSGARFVDAEIGDSDFSKSDLTNTDFTNASLQNVYLLETDLRGANFNSTSFENVIYDARTQLPEGFSPPDVGMYLLAAYSSAVGIRGYGLDLADQDLTGLNISDSEISADFSRAVLDGAIFENSITTDSSFLEASLINSRLCNARLWYTNLTRANLQGADLRVTDLRRAIIDGANFKNAIYNADTQFPEGFDPIAAGAVFSTDESCDSEE; encoded by the coding sequence ATGAAAAAAGCGTACTTTGCAGGATTGGCGTTTCTGATTTCCATTGCAGCACTCTCTCGCAATGCTGTAGCTGATCTCTACATACCAGAACCAACGCCTCGAATAGTAATTAATAGGATTATTGAAACTGGAAGATGCGATCGCTGTACTATTTCTAGCACTGATATGTCTGGTGCAAATTTAGCAGGTGCTTCCTTAAGAGCTTCTGAAATATTACGCTCTAAATTGACTCATGTTAATTTACCAGGGGCAAATTTAAGATATTCAGTCATCAGAGAAGTAGATTTGTCTAGTGCAAATTTACAGCTTGCCAACTTTGAAAATGCCAGCTTGATTTATGACACTTTAGACAATGCGGATTTAAGAGGAGCTAATTTCAGTAATGCAAACATAGCAAGCTATTTTAGAAGCACTAATTCATCTGGCGCTCGTTTTGTAGATGCTGAAATTGGAGATTCTGACTTTTCAAAATCAGATTTAACCAATACAGATTTTACGAATGCTAGCTTGCAAAATGTATACCTCCTAGAAACTGACTTGAGAGGAGCCAACTTTAATTCGACATCTTTTGAAAACGTTATTTATGATGCTCGAACACAGCTTCCAGAAGGCTTTTCTCCTCCTGATGTAGGTATGTATTTACTGGCAGCTTATTCTTCTGCCGTAGGCATTCGAGGATATGGATTAGACTTAGCAGATCAAGACCTAACGGGTTTAAACATTAGTGACTCTGAAATCTCAGCAGATTTCTCTAGAGCAGTTTTAGACGGGGCAATCTTTGAGAATTCAATTACTACAGATTCCAGTTTTCTAGAAGCAAGTCTTATTAACTCCCGCCTTTGCAACGCACGACTATGGTATACCAACTTGACTCGTGCAAACCTTCAAGGTGCTGACTTGAGAGTAACTGATTTGAGAAGGGCCATTATCGATGGCGCAAACTTTAAAAACGCGATTTACAACGCTGATACTCAATTTCCAGAAGGGTTTGACCCAATAGCAGCAGGAGCCGTTTTTTCCACTGATGAAAGCTGTGATTCTGAGGAGTGA
- a CDS encoding DUF4332 domain-containing protein, producing the protein MRPQNWNLGQLPGMTSEFEQQLAHLGIETTAQLLKRSQNAEARQSLARQLHQPLRYINKWVALADLARVPSVGCQYNGLLLHAGVMSVSQLAQTALGTLHTQIRRFHVTTLNRSDLCPDPGQISVWVREARQIAAL; encoded by the coding sequence ATGCGTCCTCAAAACTGGAACTTGGGCCAACTGCCCGGCATGACCTCCGAATTCGAACAGCAGCTAGCTCATCTGGGCATTGAGACCACAGCCCAACTGCTCAAACGCAGCCAGAACGCTGAGGCGCGCCAGTCCTTGGCGCGTCAACTCCACCAGCCGCTACGCTACATCAACAAGTGGGTGGCTCTAGCAGATCTCGCCCGAGTTCCCAGCGTGGGCTGTCAGTACAATGGTCTGCTGCTTCACGCTGGCGTCATGTCCGTGAGCCAGCTAGCCCAAACCGCTTTAGGCACGCTCCACACTCAGATCCGCCGATTCCATGTCACCACCCTTAACCGGTCAGACCTATGCCCCGATCCTGGCCAGATCTCGGTCTGGGTGCGAGAAGCTCGGCAAATAGCAGCGCTCTAG
- a CDS encoding GNAT family N-acetyltransferase, which yields MGFWKSLFVNSDATSSPKSTQSSSVLAEVQSDDGSTRIFFSTDRDIDLYELEELCNAVGWARRPIRKVKKAIQHSFLVVTMWEQRGSRRRLIGFSRATSDHAFNATIWDVVVHPEFQGQGLGKALMKQLVKKLRSEDISNVTLFADPQVVDFYRGLGFMADPEGIKGMFWYPD from the coding sequence ATGGGCTTTTGGAAAAGTTTGTTTGTCAACTCAGACGCAACATCGTCTCCTAAGTCAACCCAGTCGAGTTCTGTCTTGGCAGAGGTGCAGAGCGACGATGGCAGTACCCGCATTTTTTTTAGTACAGACCGCGATATAGACCTGTACGAGTTAGAGGAACTGTGCAACGCCGTTGGGTGGGCTAGGCGGCCCATTCGCAAAGTCAAAAAGGCTATTCAGCACAGCTTTTTAGTGGTGACGATGTGGGAGCAGCGCGGTAGCCGTCGCCGGTTAATTGGCTTTTCCCGAGCTACGTCAGACCACGCTTTTAACGCCACTATCTGGGATGTCGTCGTACATCCCGAATTTCAAGGGCAGGGTTTGGGGAAAGCGCTCATGAAGCAGCTTGTCAAAAAACTGCGGAGTGAAGACATCAGTAACGTAACCCTGTTTGCCGATCCCCAAGTCGTGGATTTTTATCGGGGACTGGGCTTTATGGCTGACCCGGAAGGAATCAAAGGCATGTTTTGGTATCCGGACTAG